The genomic interval CGCCAGGTCGCTTTTGGTCAGGACCTTCCATACCGGACAGATCTTGGACATGGACGGGGCTAAAGGTGATGCCGTTACCTCCGGGGCTCTGGCGTCCCTTACCTCTAGGATAAGGTCCAGCTTACCTACCAGTCCCTCGAGCTTTCTAGTTCCCTTCGCCATATGGCCAGGGAACCAAACTGTACGTCCCGACATCAGTCCACCAGACCTATCCGCTTGATCGGCCAGTAACGGAGAAAAACGGGCCCTCTTATGTTGTCCTCAGGGACAAAGCCCCAAAAACGACTGTCCTGAGAGTTTGGTCTGTTGTCTCCCATGGCAAAGTAATGATCCTCCGGGACCTTAACCTCGTCCATGATGTAGGCGTCGGGGAAGCCAATGTAGGGCTCCTCTATGGGCTTTCCGTTGATGAAGACCTCTCCCTGTCTTATGGCGACCCTGTCTCCGGGCAACCCTATTATCCGTTTCACGAAGTCCCTCTTGGGATCCACAGGATACTTGAAGACGAATATCTGTCCTCTTTCAGGCTCCTGAAGAGCATACCAAAACTTACACACCAAAACCCTGTCGCCAGGTAAAAGGGTAGGGATCATCGAGCCACTAGGAATCCAAAAAGCCTGGACCACGAAGGTACGAATGACCAATGCCAGAACTACCGCCCAAAGTATCGTCTCGATGGTCTCTCTCCACCATGGTTTTACTGCCATTCTACGAACAACCTCCAAATTAAGATATGACTCTCCACCCAGATCAATGTCGGAACCACTCCATATATGGAACCCCCTTTACGGGAAGCACTATCTTCCCAAGGGGAGGTTTTTTTGTATCAATAGTATATATGTGAAGGGTCATTCCAGGGGACAAGGTACGGTAGATCGGAGAATAATAAGACAGGCTGAAAGGTCCCGATCTGGATAAGATACAGTATTTTAGCCTGAATATCTCCTTCTCGGTCGGATCCATCCAGGTAAGACAAATCCTGTCCACACCGTTCCCGTGTTCGGAAATGATCAGGAAAAAGAATCTACGGTACATGATGGACCGCTGGTAACGATTCGTCAACCATCGGGTCATACGGAATGCCTCGTCTTTGGCACAGTAGTTTCTCCAGTTTTCCCCGGAGATCACTAAAAAGACCGATCCGACTCCAACGGACAATAAAACCAATACGACCAGTACCTCCAACAGGGTGTAGGCCCGAAGTGGAAGAAAAAAGGGGGCCCAAGCCCCCTTCTCTCCCCTTCGTCGCAACTATCTGGCAGCTTCATACCCCAGTTTTAGGACTTTCAGGTTTTCTTCGACGAAACGGGCGGGAGCCAGATCCCTTATGGCCTGGTTCATCTCGTCCACAGAGACGCCTCCGACTCCGGCACCGCACATCGCCCCTAGGATCAGGACGTTAAGGAAAAGAAACCGCCCTCCCATGTGTTCTTTCAGAATAGAGTATCCCCCTATTGGATGAACCTCTATATTGCGGCGCTCCAGAGAACGTTGAAGCCTGTCGTTTCGGAAGACCTCGGGATCGTATAGGTTGACTACAAGGGTCCCTCCATCCCTCAGATAATGAAGGTTTCTGACCGCCTCGTTCTGGTCGAAGGCGAGCAGTACGTCGGCCTCTCCTACCTTCACTAGGGGACTGAGATATTCTCCTACCTTGAAGTGGCTCACGACAGAGCCCCCTCTCTGTGCCATGCCATGAACCTCGCTGCCTACGACGCTACGCCCCTTTTCCATGGCGATGTGCCCCAAAGCCTTGCTGGCAAATAGAATACCCTGACCTCCGGTACCGACTATGACGAACTGCATAATTAAGCCTCCTCCCTCGAAACTATGGCCCCGTGGGGACATACGCTCATACAGACACCGCAGTTGACGCAGTATCTCTCGTCTATATAAGCCTTCTTGGAGGACTCGTCGAAGACCAGCCCGGGACAGTTGAAAGAGGTAATACAGTATTTACAGCCTATGCATACCTCTGGGTCCACCCTTACCGGCCTCGGGGTCGGAGGCTCCTTGAGGATGGTTATACAGGGATGTTTGAAGATCAATACCGCCGGCTCTTTGTTCTCCCAGGCGTAGGCCCAGGCGTCCTTTACTACGTCGACGTTCTCGTCCACATCGTAGGCCTCCACGGTCTTGATGTAGGAGACCCCGCAACCCCGACAGACCTGCTCCAGGTCTATCTGGACTCCTTGGTCGCCCTTCCTCAGCTTCGTCCCGACGTTGGGACTGGACTGTCCTCCGGTCATGGCGGTGATACGGTTGTCCAGTATGGCGAGCACGAAGGCATGACGGTTGTAGACAGCGCTGGCCAAACCGGTGAGGCCGCTATGGAAGAAGGTGGAGTCCCCTATGGTGGCGACCACCGGACGTTCTTCTCCGTCGACCTTAGAGGCCAGGTAGAAACCGGAGGCAGCTGTGACGGCAGCCCCCATATCTATAGCGCTGTCTATTCCTTTCTGCATTATGCCCAAGGTGTAACATCCTATATCGGAGGGATTGATCGCCTTCGGAAGAGCCTTACGGATAGCGAAGAAGCTGGCCCTGTGAGGGCATCCGGGACAGAGCATCGGAGGTCTGGGGGTTATGTGCATCTCCTCCATAGCCGAACGCACGTCCTCGTCGATAGACGTCTCGACCTTGTCTCCAAGGCACTTCGCTATGATTTCCTCTATAAGCTCAGGCAGAAGTTCCCCCGCCCTCGGCACAAAACCGTTCCAACGTCCCATTATCTTGTTACGGTCGTTCAGCTGAGTCTCTATAACTGGGTA from Dethiosulfovibrio russensis carries:
- the lepB gene encoding signal peptidase I, encoding MAVKPWWRETIETILWAVVLALVIRTFVVQAFWIPSGSMIPTLLPGDRVLVCKFWYALQEPERGQIFVFKYPVDPKRDFVKRIIGLPGDRVAIRQGEVFINGKPIEEPYIGFPDAYIMDEVKVPEDHYFAMGDNRPNSQDSRFWGFVPEDNIRGPVFLRYWPIKRIGLVD
- a CDS encoding prepilin-type N-terminal cleavage/methylation domain-containing protein; the protein is MRRRGEKGAWAPFFLPLRAYTLLEVLVVLVLLSVGVGSVFLVISGENWRNYCAKDEAFRMTRWLTNRYQRSIMYRRFFFLIISEHGNGVDRICLTWMDPTEKEIFRLKYCILSRSGPFSLSYYSPIYRTLSPGMTLHIYTIDTKKPPLGKIVLPVKGVPYMEWFRH
- a CDS encoding 2-oxoacid:acceptor oxidoreductase family protein produces the protein MQFVIVGTGGQGILFASKALGHIAMEKGRSVVGSEVHGMAQRGGSVVSHFKVGEYLSPLVKVGEADVLLAFDQNEAVRNLHYLRDGGTLVVNLYDPEVFRNDRLQRSLERRNIEVHPIGGYSILKEHMGGRFLFLNVLILGAMCGAGVGGVSVDEMNQAIRDLAPARFVEENLKVLKLGYEAAR
- the iorA gene encoding indolepyruvate ferredoxin oxidoreductase subunit alpha — its product is MSKRSILLGNEAIARGIVEAGCEIATAYPGTPSSEILPAVAVYSDQLGTKTAVEWGANEKVAYEMAVSASFGGKRTCCIMKQVGLNVAADPFMSTAHFDLKGGFLLVVSDDPGPHSSQTEQDSRYFAMFAKVPCFDPSTAEEAKEMVFDAYDLSERHGIVTMLRPTGKVDHARQDVPLRDEVLPPRKDEFKKDPKRWVCLPAGVKVNHPRLNDKNDAIRSEFEENYEKYNYVVPAKGAARLGIIAGGTTFAFLSDMIRTSGRDDIEILKIGTPVPLPVKLCEDFIARHEKVLILEQTYPVIETQLNDRNKIMGRWNGFVPRAGELLPELIEEIIAKCLGDKVETSIDEDVRSAMEEMHITPRPPMLCPGCPHRASFFAIRKALPKAINPSDIGCYTLGIMQKGIDSAIDMGAAVTAASGFYLASKVDGEERPVVATIGDSTFFHSGLTGLASAVYNRHAFVLAILDNRITAMTGGQSSPNVGTKLRKGDQGVQIDLEQVCRGCGVSYIKTVEAYDVDENVDVVKDAWAYAWENKEPAVLIFKHPCITILKEPPTPRPVRVDPEVCIGCKYCITSFNCPGLVFDESSKKAYIDERYCVNCGVCMSVCPHGAIVSREEA